The sequence ctgtactgatcGAGGCCACACAATGAAATATTaatttatagctatacatatagCCATGTGCACCACCTTTAATATAGGATACCGGTATAGACCTATAGGAAGAACTAGTGGCTGAGCTCAGAGTAGATCTACgtagtgtataatttataataattataatgcctcAGACGTACATGCACAATTAAATTCCTCAGCATGCAATTTCTCGACTCGCTGATGTTCCTGCACTTCCACTTCAAGTGCCCATGCCACAAATGTTGCAACATTCACATAAAAAGTTTTTGTACCTGTTTCTACAGGCTCATaattagctgattcagcagaAGCCACATGAACGGAAGgtctggccacgcccaactacacAGTGTTTTTCTTGAGTGTGAGAATGGCTTCACCAGCAGTGGTACCAGGCTACAACAAGCAGCTATCCACTGGCTCTGAGCTGAACTTCTCTCCAGATGACCCAGTTCCCTCCCTACCCTATGAAGTGGTGGCTGACATATTCCAGTACGTGCCCCCAGTACAGATCATCACTGTGTGCAGGCTTGTTAGCAAGACATGGAAGAGCTTTATTGACGACCCTCAGTTCTGGCAGTTTGGACTCAGAAAATGTCAGAATTTCACTCCAAAGCTAATTGACATCCCGTCTCAAAATATTGATTGGCCGAAGTTGTACCTAAACACTGCATGTGGCCCCAACTTAATTAGGAATTCTGTTTCTGGTGAATTTTCTCTTGAACCTCCATGGACGATTTCGTATAGCTCATGGAAGAAGTTTAGCAATAAGTACGGCCTAAGCAAAGTGGCAGTACGTAAACGTCAACGACACTCTTCTAGCTCTAGTAGCGAGAGTGAAGACGATGAATCTGATGAGTCTGATGCGGACGACGACCAACTATCCAGTTGGGGTGGAGGTAATAAATGGAGCATTCAGTCAGGATGTATAAAGCCAGAGCATCTACACTATGAGCAGATAGTCAAA comes from Halichondria panicea chromosome 7, odHalPani1.1, whole genome shotgun sequence and encodes:
- the LOC135338678 gene encoding F-box only protein 6-like; translated protein: MASPAVVPGYNKQLSTGSELNFSPDDPVPSLPYEVVADIFQYVPPVQIITVCRLVSKTWKSFIDDPQFWQFGLRKCQNFTPKLIDIPSQNIDWPKLYLNTACGPNLIRNSVSGEFSLEPPWTISYSSWKKFSNKYGLSKVAVRKRQRHSSSSSSESEDDESDESDADDDQLSSWGGGNKWSIQSGCIKPEHLHYEQIVKENGNSAKNYVTSYEWCCRQQVIELSHHGFSDSVMDTVQPLISVSEWYCARFDCGSIFCIRVELLSSEKKVIVLYEDSVETDQWQGGELGWRRVEHEFKDYGSGVRFVRFSDGGKDTQWWAGHYGSKMAGARLIVSLK